AGCGGCCGGGGGCGACCTCATGACGCTCGGCGCGGCCTTGCTGTTCGCCGTGCAGATCGCGGGTCTGACGGCCGCTCTCGGCGTGGTCCCGGCCCGGCGGCTCCTGTTCCAGCAGATCGCCGCCTGCGCCGCCTTCTCGATCGTCGCCGCCGCTTGCCTCGAACGGCCCCGGTTCGTCCCCGGGCCGGTGTCGCTCGGCGCGCTGGCCTACCTCGCCGCCGTGGCGACAGCGTTCGTCTTCGCGCTCCAGGCGTACGGCCAGCGCCGCACCT
This Acidobacteriota bacterium DNA region includes the following protein-coding sequences:
- a CDS encoding EamA family transporter: AAGGDLMTLGAALLFAVQIAGLTAALGVVPARRLLFQQIAACAAFSIVAAACLERPRFVPGPVSLGALAYLAAVATAFVFALQAYGQRRTSASRAAVLFATEPVWAAVFAALLGEPVRPRELAGGALVLAGVLAGTRRRSGRAQSSPGSHSPR